From one Desmodus rotundus isolate HL8 chromosome X, HLdesRot8A.1, whole genome shotgun sequence genomic stretch:
- the SNX12 gene encoding sorting nexin-12 encodes MSDTAVADTRRLNSKPQDLTDAYGPPSNFLEIDIFNPQTVGVGRARFTTYEVRMRTNLPIFKLKESCVRRRYSDFEWLKNELERDSKIVVPPLPGKALKRQLPFRGDEGIFEESFIEERRQGLEQFINKIAGHPLAQNERCLHMFLQEEAIDRNYVPGKVRQ; translated from the exons ATGTCGGACACTGCCGTTGCTGATACTCGGCGCCTCAACTCGAAGCCACAGGACCTGACCGACGCTTACGGGCCGCCAAGTAACTTCCTGGAAATCGACATCTTTAATCCACAGACGGTGGGCGTGGGCCGCGCGCGCTTCACCACCTATGAGGTTCGCATGCGG ACAAACCTACCTATCTTCAAGCTGAAGGAGTCCTGTGTACGGAGGCGCTACAGTGACTTTGAGTGGCTAAAAAATGAGCTGGAGCGAGATAGTAAG ATTGTAGTACCACCGCTGCCTGGGAAAGCCTTGAAGCGGCAGCTCCCTTTTCGAGGAGACGAAGGGATCTTTGAGGAGTCCTTCATTGAAGAAAGGAGGCAGGGCCTCGAACAGTTTATTAACAA AATTGCGGGGCACCCACTGGCCCAGAATGAACGCTGCCTACATATGTTCCTGCAGGAGGAGGCAATTGACAGGAACTACGTCCCTGGGAAGGTGCGCCAGTAG
- the FOXO4 gene encoding forkhead box protein O4 isoform X2: MDPGSENSATEATAIIDLDSDFEPQSRPRSCTWPLPGQELATQQSEPSEPSEPSEPSEPSEPSEPSEPSEVDPDPDPGLGNKSYAELISQAIESAPEKRLTLAQIYEWMVRTVPYFKDKGDSNSSAGWKNSIRHNLSLHSKFIKVHNEATGKSSWWMLNPDGGKSGKAPRRRATSMDSSNKLLRGRSKAPKKKLAVLPAPPEGATPKSPVGHFAKWSGSPCSRNREEADMWTTFRPRSSSNASSVSTRLSPLRPESEVLAAAAAAAAAVEEMPASVSSFAGGVPPPLKENLELLDGLNLTSSHSLLSQSSLSGFSLQHPRAPGPLHTYSTSLFSPAEGSLSAEGCFSSSQSLEALLTSDTPPLPADVLMTQVDPILSQAPTLLLLGGVPSSSNIATGVGLCPKPPEAPGPSGLVLPLPMVAPPPVMAAAPVPKSPETPVPAPSTEATSQPRMPQDLDLDMYLENLECDMDNIISDLMDGDGGLDFNFEPDP; the protein is encoded by the exons ATGGATCCTGGGAGTGAGAATTCAGCCACAGAGGCTACAGCGATCATAGACCTCGATTCCGACTTCGAACCCCAGAGCCGTCCCCGCTCCTGCACCTGGCCGCTTCCCGGACAAGAGCTTGCTACTCAGCAGTCCGAGCCGTCCGAGCCGTCCGAGCCGTCCGAGCCGTCCGAGCCGTCCGAGCCGTCCGAGCCGTCCGAGCCGTCCGAGGTGGATCCAGACCCAGACCCAGGTCTGGGAAACAAG TCATATGCAGAGCTCATCAGCCAGGCCATTGAAAGCGCCCCAGAGAAGCGACTGACACTCGCCCAGATCTATGAGTGGATGGTCCGCACTGTGCCCTACTTCAAGGACAAGGGCGACAGCAACAGCTCAGCAGGATGGAAG AACTCGATCCGCCACAACCTGTCCCTGCACAGCAAGTTCATCAAGGTCCACAACGAGGCTACTGGCAAGAGCTCTTGGTGGATGCTGAACCCTGACGGGGGCAAAAGTGGCAAGGCGCCCCGCCGCCGGGCAACCTCCATGGATAGCAGCAACAAGCTGCTCCGGGGCCGCAGCAAGGCGCCCAAGAAGAAACTAGCTGTGCTGCCAGCTCCACCTGAAGGTGCCACTCCGAAGAGCCCTGTTGGCCACTTCGCCAAGTGGTCAGGCAGCCCTTGCTCTCGAAACCGCGAGGAAGCCGATATGTGGACCACCTTCCGTCCACGAAGCAGTTCAAATGCTAGCAGTGTCAGCACCCGGCTCTCCCCACTGAGGCCTGAGTCTGAGGTGCTGGCAGCGGCGGCCGCCGCGGCTGCGGCGGTGGAGGAAATGCCAGCCTCAGTCAGCAGCTTTGCAGGGGGTGTCCCTCCCCCACTAAAGGAAAATCTGGAGCTGTTAGATGGGCTCAATCTAACATCTTCCCATTCCCTGCTCTCTCAGAGTAGTCTGTCTGGCTTCTCTTTGCAGCATCCTAGGGCTCCGGGCCCCTTGCATACCTATAGCACCTCCCTCTTCAGCCCAGCAGAGGGATCACTGTCAGCAGAAGGGTGCTTCTCAAGCTCCCAGTCCCTGGAGGCCCTGCTTACCTCTGACAcaccacccctccctgctgatgtTCTCATGACCCAGGTAGATCCCATTCTGTCCCAGGCTCCCACACTTCTGTTATTGGGGGGTGTGCCTTCCTCCAGTAACATAGCCACAGGAGTCGGCCTGTGTCCCAAGCCCCCAGAGGCTCCAGGCCCCAGTGGTCTGGTTCTCCCACTTCCAATGGTAGCACCACCTCCAGTCATGGCGGCGGCTCCCGTCCCCAAGAGCCCGGAGACTCCTGTGCCTGCACCCTCTACTGAAGCTACAAGCCAACCCAGAATGCCTCAGGATCTAGATCTTGACATGTATCTGGAGAACCTGGAGTGTGACATGGATAACATCATCAGTGACCTCATGGATGGGGACGGGGGACTGGACTTCAACTTCGAGCCAG ATCCCTGA
- the FOXO4 gene encoding forkhead box protein O4 isoform X1: MDPGSENSATEATAIIDLDSDFEPQSRPRSCTWPLPGQELATQQSEPSEPSEPSEPSEPSEPSEPSEPSEVDPDPDPGLGNKVPTEGHSEPILLPSRLPEPAGGPQPGVLGAVTGPRKGGSRRNAWGNQSYAELISQAIESAPEKRLTLAQIYEWMVRTVPYFKDKGDSNSSAGWKNSIRHNLSLHSKFIKVHNEATGKSSWWMLNPDGGKSGKAPRRRATSMDSSNKLLRGRSKAPKKKLAVLPAPPEGATPKSPVGHFAKWSGSPCSRNREEADMWTTFRPRSSSNASSVSTRLSPLRPESEVLAAAAAAAAAVEEMPASVSSFAGGVPPPLKENLELLDGLNLTSSHSLLSQSSLSGFSLQHPRAPGPLHTYSTSLFSPAEGSLSAEGCFSSSQSLEALLTSDTPPLPADVLMTQVDPILSQAPTLLLLGGVPSSSNIATGVGLCPKPPEAPGPSGLVLPLPMVAPPPVMAAAPVPKSPETPVPAPSTEATSQPRMPQDLDLDMYLENLECDMDNIISDLMDGDGGLDFNFEPDP; this comes from the exons ATGGATCCTGGGAGTGAGAATTCAGCCACAGAGGCTACAGCGATCATAGACCTCGATTCCGACTTCGAACCCCAGAGCCGTCCCCGCTCCTGCACCTGGCCGCTTCCCGGACAAGAGCTTGCTACTCAGCAGTCCGAGCCGTCCGAGCCGTCCGAGCCGTCCGAGCCGTCCGAGCCGTCCGAGCCGTCCGAGCCGTCCGAGCCGTCCGAGGTGGATCCAGACCCAGACCCAGGTCTGGGAAACAAGGTACCCACGGAGGGGCACTCAGAGCCAATCCTGTTGCCCTCCCGGCTCCCAGAACCGGCAGGGGGCCCCCAGCCCGGGGTCCTGGGGGCTGTTACAGGTCCTCGGAAGGGAGGCTCCCGCCGGAATGCCTGGGGAAATCAGTCATATGCAGAGCTCATCAGCCAGGCCATTGAAAGCGCCCCAGAGAAGCGACTGACACTCGCCCAGATCTATGAGTGGATGGTCCGCACTGTGCCCTACTTCAAGGACAAGGGCGACAGCAACAGCTCAGCAGGATGGAAG AACTCGATCCGCCACAACCTGTCCCTGCACAGCAAGTTCATCAAGGTCCACAACGAGGCTACTGGCAAGAGCTCTTGGTGGATGCTGAACCCTGACGGGGGCAAAAGTGGCAAGGCGCCCCGCCGCCGGGCAACCTCCATGGATAGCAGCAACAAGCTGCTCCGGGGCCGCAGCAAGGCGCCCAAGAAGAAACTAGCTGTGCTGCCAGCTCCACCTGAAGGTGCCACTCCGAAGAGCCCTGTTGGCCACTTCGCCAAGTGGTCAGGCAGCCCTTGCTCTCGAAACCGCGAGGAAGCCGATATGTGGACCACCTTCCGTCCACGAAGCAGTTCAAATGCTAGCAGTGTCAGCACCCGGCTCTCCCCACTGAGGCCTGAGTCTGAGGTGCTGGCAGCGGCGGCCGCCGCGGCTGCGGCGGTGGAGGAAATGCCAGCCTCAGTCAGCAGCTTTGCAGGGGGTGTCCCTCCCCCACTAAAGGAAAATCTGGAGCTGTTAGATGGGCTCAATCTAACATCTTCCCATTCCCTGCTCTCTCAGAGTAGTCTGTCTGGCTTCTCTTTGCAGCATCCTAGGGCTCCGGGCCCCTTGCATACCTATAGCACCTCCCTCTTCAGCCCAGCAGAGGGATCACTGTCAGCAGAAGGGTGCTTCTCAAGCTCCCAGTCCCTGGAGGCCCTGCTTACCTCTGACAcaccacccctccctgctgatgtTCTCATGACCCAGGTAGATCCCATTCTGTCCCAGGCTCCCACACTTCTGTTATTGGGGGGTGTGCCTTCCTCCAGTAACATAGCCACAGGAGTCGGCCTGTGTCCCAAGCCCCCAGAGGCTCCAGGCCCCAGTGGTCTGGTTCTCCCACTTCCAATGGTAGCACCACCTCCAGTCATGGCGGCGGCTCCCGTCCCCAAGAGCCCGGAGACTCCTGTGCCTGCACCCTCTACTGAAGCTACAAGCCAACCCAGAATGCCTCAGGATCTAGATCTTGACATGTATCTGGAGAACCTGGAGTGTGACATGGATAACATCATCAGTGACCTCATGGATGGGGACGGGGGACTGGACTTCAACTTCGAGCCAG ATCCCTGA